A stretch of the Leguminivora glycinivorella isolate SPB_JAAS2020 chromosome 2, LegGlyc_1.1, whole genome shotgun sequence genome encodes the following:
- the LOC125237155 gene encoding beta-1,3-galactosyltransferase 5-like: protein MGVLGALGVRRAPAAALLALAALLLLLLARLPPGAPARRPAPAPAPQSDALPRQLNRTAVPVPVPAHSTPNSTAQQSPASEAQPPQPSPDKAELVKGKKASAEKEKKPQTEGPLPPGAVLTRDLYVAGHTRPHPELCPALGARLRLVILVSSAPSHASAREAVRLTWGHAAQRTDVALGFVLGASPPQFRAALDREDALYGDIIEGRSVDSYSNLTLKTLSMLEWVDTYCPRAPRLLKTDDDMFINVNKLLLFAEAPGRRNATNTVWGKVARRSRPARAPRSKYFVPPAQYPGSVFPDFATGPAYLMTADAVPRLLRAAPAARYLRLEDVFVTGVLASRLGVRRVHAPEFYNKKVAPHPCAVQRGVAIHMVRYHEQFDLWRKLLDGKTKCAS from the coding sequence ATGGGCGTGCTGGGCGCGCTGGGCGTGCggcgcgcgcccgccgccgcgctgCTGGCGCTGGCCGCGCTGCTGCTCCTGCTGCTCGCGCGCCTGCCGCCGGGCGCGCCCGCTCGCcgccccgcgcccgcgcccgcgccgcagtCCGACGCGCTGCCCCGCCAGCTCAACCGCACCGCCGTGCCCGTGCCCGTGCCCGCGCACTCCACCCCCAACTCTACTGCCCAGCAGTCGCCGGCTTCCGAAGCCCAACCGCCTCAACCTTCGCCCGATAAAGCTGAGCTCGTAAAAGGAAAAAAGGCGTCCGCCGAGAAGGAGAAGAAACCCCAAACTGAGGGCCCGCTCCCGCCGGGCGCGGTGCTGACCCGCGACCTGTACGTGGCGGGGCACACGCGGCCGCACCCCGAGCTGTGCCCGGCGCTGGGCGCGCGACTGAGGCTCGTGATCCTGGTGTCGTCGGCGCCGTCGCACGCGTCCGCGCGCGAGGCGGTGCGGCTCACGTGGGGACACGCGGCGCAGCGCACCGACGTGGCGCTGGGCTTCGTGCTAGGCGCGTCACCGCCGCAGTTCCGTGCGGCCCTGGACCGCGAGGACGCGCTTTACGGCGACATCATCGAGGGACGGTCCGTCGACAGCTACTCCAACCTGACGCTCAAAACGCTTTCGATGCTCGAATGGGTCGACACGTACTGCCCGCGCGCGCCGCGACTGCTCAAGACGGACGACGACATGTTCATCAATGTGAACAAACTGTTGCTCTTCGCGGAAGCGCCCGGGCGGCGGAACGCCACGAATACCGTGTGGGGTAAAGTGGCGCGGCGCTCGCGACCGGCCCGGGCGCCGCGCTCCAAGTACTTCGTGCCGCCGGCGCAGTACCCGGGCAGCGTGTTCCCGGACTTCGCGACGGGCCCCGCGTACCTGATGACGGCGGACGCGGTGCCGCGGCTACTGCGCGCGGCGCCGGCGGCGCGCTACCTGCGGCTGGAGGACGTGTTCGTGACGGGCGTGCTTGCCTCGCGGCTCGGCGTGCGCCGCGTGCACGCGCCGGAGTTCTACAACAAGAAGGTGGCGCCGCACCCGTGCGCCGTGCAGCGCGGCGTCGCCATCCACATGGTGCGCTACCACGAGCAATTCGACCTGTGGCGCAAGCTGCTCGACGGCAAGACCAAGTGCGCCAGCTAG